Below is a window of Vallicoccus soli DNA.
CCCCGCCTTCGGCGCCGGTGCGCACCGGGCGCTGCTCGACGCCGCGGACGAGGCCCGCGGCGCCGCCGCCCCGTTCGAGGACCGCCGCCACCTGCCGATGGCGTCGCGCCCGGTGGCCGCGGGCAGCCGGCTCGCCGTGTGACCCCGCCCCTGCCCCCGGTCCGGCGCCTCCGCGCGGTCCGTGCGGGAGGCGCCGCGGGCCCTCGCGGGCACCCGCGGCACTACGCTCGGCGCACCGCAGCCGTCCCACCGGAGGTCCCGTGCTCACCGCGATCGTGCTCGTCGAGGCCGAGGTCGACCGGATCCCGGAGGTGGCCGCGGAGATCGCGGACCTCGAGGGCGTGAGCGAGGTCTACTCGGTCACCGGCGACGTCGACCTCATCGCCATGGTGCGGGTGCGCGAGCACGACCAGCTCGCGGAGGTCATCGCCGACCGGCTCAACAAGGTGCCCGGCGTGCGCAGCAGCGAGACGCACATCGCCTTCCGCGCCTACTCGCGGCACGACCTCGACGCCGCCTTCTCCCTGGGCATGCCCGACGCCGACTGAGCGCCCGACGAGCGGTCGCCAGCCGGCCCGACGCCCGGCGGCCCAGCCGCGGCGGGCCCGCCGTCCCGGCGGCCCCACGTCCCGGCGGCCCCGCCACGGCGGGCCGCGCCGTCAGCCCCCGCGGGACCGGGTGGCCGCCACCCAGCGCTCGAGCAGCGCGGCGGCCGCGCCGGAGTCGACGGCGGCGGCGGCGCGCTCCAGACCGGCGGCGAGCGGGCCGTGCAGGTCGTCCCCCGCGGC
It encodes the following:
- a CDS encoding Lrp/AsnC family transcriptional regulator, which translates into the protein MLTAIVLVEAEVDRIPEVAAEIADLEGVSEVYSVTGDVDLIAMVRVREHDQLAEVIADRLNKVPGVRSSETHIAFRAYSRHDLDAAFSLGMPDAD